Within Triticum dicoccoides isolate Atlit2015 ecotype Zavitan chromosome 1B, WEW_v2.0, whole genome shotgun sequence, the genomic segment cacacacacaaaaaaaaagcagagagggaggagatggccggagacGGGCGTCGCGTGGTGGTCTTCCCCTTCCCGTTCCACGGCcacgccacccccctcctccgcctCGCCAGCGTTCTCCACACCCGCGGCTTCGCGGTGACCATCTTCCACACCGAGCTCCGGGCGCCCGACCCGGCCGAGTACCCCGCGGACTACCGCTTCGTGCCCCTGCGCGTGGACGTGCCCCCGGAGCTGATGGCGTCCGAGGACATCGCGGGGATGGTCACGGCCATGAGCGAGTACTCCGAGGCGCCCTTCAAGGAACGCCTGACCGCGGCGCTCGCCGAGGAAGGCGCCGGTGTCCGGTGCGTCATCGCCGACGTCGCCTGGTACAAGGCCCTGTCGGTGTCCAGCGCCCTCGGCGTGCCGGCGATGGGCGTCATGACGGCCAGCGCCGCCAACTACCGGGTTTACATGGCGTACCCGATGTTGATTGAGAAGGGCTACCTGCCTGTACAAGGTATGCAGATTATTTCAGGATTAGTATTGTGCATTATGATTCATCATGCTATCAGGAGAACAAAGTCTTGacttgatggatggatggatctgtGCAGAGGCGCGCAGGGAGGATCTGGTCCAGGAGCTGCCGCCGTACCGTGTGAAAGATCTGCTACGGCTCGAGGCATCCAGCCTCCAGGGCTTCGCCGACCTGCTCCGGAACACCATCGAGGCACCGCGCCAGTCCGCAGgcctcatattcaacaccttgagggCCATTGAGGCCGACGACCTGGACACGATCCGCCAGGAGGAGTCCCTCCCGGTCTTCGCCCTCGCCCCTCTCCACNNNNNNNNNNNNNNNNNNNNNNNNNNNNNCCCGCACGAGTTCGTGGAGCTGGCGTGGGGGCTCGCCGCCAGCAAGCGGCCGTTCCTCTGGGTCGTCAGGCCCACGCTCATCCGCGGCTACGAGTCCGGCCAGCTGCCCGACGGGCTCGACGAGCAGATCCGTGATCATGGCAGGCTCGTCAGCTGGGCACCGCAGGTGGAGGTGCTCGCCCACCCTGCGGTAGGCGCCTTCATCACGCACAGCGGCTGGAACTCCACGGTGGAAGCCGTGTCGGAGGGCGTGCCGATGATATGCCTCCCGTTGCACGGAGACCAGTTCAGCAACGCCAGGTACGTGTGCGATGTCTGGAAGGTGGGAGTGGAGATCGAGGCGTCGTCGGCGGCTGGGCAGAACCTGGAGAGAGGGAAGATCAAGGCTGCCATCGACAAGATTGTGCACGACAAAGGGATTAGAGAGAGGATGGATGCCTTCAAATTAGCTGCAGATGAAGCAGTTAACTCCCAAACTGAGGTGAAAGCTTTGGTTGATCTCATAAACTCGTTTTAATTAATTCAGAGCCTTCCACTTCATATACCTCACTTAATTATGTAATCATCATCCATCTTTGGCGATCGACCTACTGTACTGCTACTCCACCCACTGTAATAAGTATTCGATTTCCATACCCCTTTTCTTTTAATGTCTCCAACTGTGATGATTGATTCCAAATGTGATGATTTCTCCAAATGTGATGGTTGATTCGAATAAAGAAAAGCTTATTTTCCAAGTGTACATAATTATTTGTTGAAACTATATGCATGTCTGTGTCTTACTACTAATATAGTATTTTACAAGAGTTGTCTCCAGCATATGTACTccctcccactactaggaaaagggctatagatgatatggacactaatggcgcatcagacatgtggtgcgccattactatatactaatgacgcaccatgtgttggtgcgtcattagtaacaattttttcttaattttttttcaaaactagtaatggcgcaccaggggatagtgcgccattactagttaaactagtaatggcgcaccacatccacagtgcgtcactactatatttttttcaaaaaaaattcaaacttttttcaaaggtagtaatggcgcaccgtgggtctggtgcgtcattagtagttaAAACTAGTAGGGGCGCACCATACccgcggtgcaccattactaacaatttttttatttttctttatttacttttattttttttCGAAGTTAGTAATAGCGCACcgcgggtgtggtgcgccattactagttttgacccccctggaccgccttttcagtttaaaaaaaataaaagaaaatgatggaaatgtcaaaagaataaaagaaaataagttttccatgtgatatgtggtctagttgttgggaaaatttacaaatatgaatttcgaatttatttgcaaaatctctcaggTATttgaaaaatgggcataacttttgcatacgaactcggattaaaaagttttttatatgaaaaatcatctactcgaaaagttacatccgaatttaatcggAGGAACcacattaaacattttcaaaatcctcaaaaacctaataggaaaaagttacggggctttcaagatctagaggcaaaaaattcaaaaaaattcaaacttactagtggcgcaccatttgctaggtgcgccactagtaacagaaaaaaaattagttttgaattttttttcgggaattttttttcaaaatatgatacgtaatatgaacggtagtttgaaataatttttcaaaatttcatcacactcatgaacatgaacaaagtcctaaacatcaacaaggtttaataggattaatATGCTAgagatatcaacaagtgcctgtaaactgagctggtgctggggttggatagaactctgaagctaagcgtgcttgggctggagtagtgtgaggatgggtgacctttcgggaagtttgaccacggagtgtgatTTGACCCGAGACTAAGCCATAGTTactcgagattaagaaaaaaaataaaaaaattgaaaaaaaattgaaaaaatatttgaaaaaaaatactagtggcgtgtactagtggcgcaccagtagtgcgccattagttggcaaaactggtgcgccactagtaggccttttcctagtagtgtctgtcTCATATATGTTACTTGCACATTAGGAGGTTTGCTCAGAGTCAATATTTGTAATGTTTGGCACAAGTACAatgcacaaaacttcaacatctactATATCAAACATATAGTACATGAACCTATGTTTCATTATGTTTGTAATTTACTTTTTACTAGACGGGCAACCCGTCGATTTGATATAAAGAAACCGCCCATGTTTGTAGGATTCAACAAACTGAAAATGGAAAATGAAGATACAGTCAGAGATGAAGCGTCAGGCAAAACACTCCTAGACAAGTTCAAACTACATCTCGAAGAGGAACAACGCGTGACTCTAAGAGAAGCAACAAAATCATAACGTCAACCGAGCACCAATCGACCACCCATGCGATCTTGCATATCAATAGTAGAAAAggcggcaatggtccaggccgggtcagcccattagtcccggttcagtccagaatcgggaccaatggtggcattggacctggttcgtgagccccgggggccagccgggccacgtgggccattggtcccacttcatctggaccttttggtcctggttggtgggacgaaccgggacccaccaccattggtcccggttggtgggacgaaccgggaccaaaggcagcccattagtcctagttggtggcacgaaccgggactaaagggttgatcCTCGTTACGGTCagagtttagtctcacctcgcaaaccgaagggcgctcacacccgtttataagcccctccctctctgccttgttgagctcctctcaaagtgaaaatagatgcccttatacagggaatttgacctaaattcatattgaatttctctgaagttagtagaactttattatgaatttaggtctaattttctctataagcgcatctatgctcattttttagtaaagttaatcacaactattttttcttctatttatttctgagtagtattttatatagtttttttcttttctgctatatttatttttttctatttatttttgagttgtaataagtctttaaaaataaaaaagaggcgcaatgctcgttaattagcttcaagcctttcggaatactgtaaactgcactgcacatagctccgtgcagtctaccctattcctcaaggcttaaagCTAAGCAACATGCTggttagcattgagcctcttctgcatcgtctctgcactcggggcttataaatcgctgcgagtgcctctcgcttgacgaggtgggactaaaaaacagttgcggaaagaatcaactaaaaaactcttttaccggttcatggcacgaaccggtactaaaaggtgctcgtgaGGCACCAGCCTTAAAACCtataccaaataaaatgcctttgtaacagccttagaactggtactgaaggaatcaactaaaacgcttttataaacctctagtattattgaaactaaaattatatagaattttgttacaaactttaatagcaaaaaggattatcataaaagaaaacaaataagtaattagaattctgttcaaaacattaaaagcaaaaagaattatcataaaagaaaataaataagtaattagaattctgttcaaaacattaaaaacaaaaagaattatcataaaagaacataaataagtaattagaattttgttacaaagtttaatagcaaaaaaaatatcataaaataaaataaataagtaatcagaaagattataattaatatgagctaaaagaaaaaataaataaataaaaacaaaaatcaaaagaaaataaataattcaaagcaaaaaataaaataaataaaataaaaaagtgccacctaaaaggttaccacggcctgaatacgactagaaacccaataatgggccaggattcaggcccgcaacaggcccaataggcccacaggcacatatagtgagtttaggcccgtaagcctgcatttgagaggagctcgagagggcagcgggactggggcttataaaccactctcgagctccctcagctagcgaggtgggactaaacttttgtgccgcgacgcgggcagcacagggcctttagtgccggttggtggcaccaaccggaactaaaggggtgcattggtaccggttcgtggcaccaaccgataccaatgccccccccccctttagtcccggatggtgcctccaaccgggaccaaaggcctctgcttcccgccctttgggctgctgaaaagaggtctttggtcccggttggaggcaccaaccgggactaaaggtgggcattggtcccggttggtgccacaaaccgggaccaatgcctttgctatataagtagcacttaggaaaatttcagaaACCGCCCATCCCCACTTCAATCTCTTCTACGGCCTGCTCTCCCTCGACGGCGGCGAATCCATCTCCCCGGCCCCGCCAGCGCTGCCCCGTCCcgtgccgccccgacgccgtctccgcgctgccccggcccacctgctcCGGCCCGCgcggccccgacgccgtcgccgccccgcctgccccggcccgcgccgcccagacgccgtcgccgccccgcccgccccgcgccgcacctcgccgtcgccgtcgccgtgagcaactaatttaatttgacgttagtagtagttaatttagatgcgtagttaattttgttagatttttttgtagtttatagatttttttgttagatgtgtagtaatttagatgtgtagttcatatatttttctgttagattttttttcatattgtgtaattaatttgttcatattgtgttagatttttttatgatattttctgttgtaatttagatgtcaaatttttatgatttgtttctgttgtaatttagatgtcaatttttttcatattgtgtaagtaatttagatgtcaaagttttatgattttttctgttcatagaatttttatgattttttctgttctaatattgttcatagaattttaatgatttttttgtagttcattgattttttttgttagatgtgtagtaatttagatgtgtagttcatagatttttctgttagatttttttttcatttactATATattgaagtagtttatttttaataagtactaatttatttatttatagtaagtgcttagtagttgaactagttgatttaattaataaaactactttatttaactatatatagaagtagttcccgcatcgacgtcgacgatgcctatcccgcatcctcgtcgttgtcaactcggcggtggtggaggcctgcttgatcagggccatgttcgggactgggctccgccgggctggtattgagaggtgctaccttctggggggcgtaggttggtgaggaggcagcccgttgttgacccgatccttgtttggtggcggtcgcgtgggccagtgatggtgccgaggcttccggacaccgcggaggtggtacgtcaccgtgtcagcgaggaggacgatcatgtccgtcgctacatggttgcgttggagggcaggttcgacaacctggcaggttcttcagggatctcactggagctatgatcctgtgatttttccttatctttgggtgtccactgcccgcgacgatacccgtcgagcgctacggttctagttgtattaattagcgatgctatatgtatgatagtattttcaagtaaagttgtacaatgctgagagtgtaacccattttggttgcaaaaatggagaagcactttgcaagatgtatggttttgatgagggtatgcttgtcaccatggatcttggtgatcctacaatccagcaagacaatatgggcatttgggtccttgtggatacacctccaattcttcccccatgtgagcttaagatagttattaagtaatttatattgtttatttcaaaatagttgacagcttgtttccattgacagcttattttcattcttcaaagaatgtgcggaaaatggtagacaaaacccactacaccgatggctccaaattaacttataaggagaaaaatcatctgatcgcattttgtactaatcttcagaattacaatgtctacaatcgaactcctcaacattatggtcaatacgtgccactcgtgcacgtgttgaactacggtaactaccatggagataccctggtaagattttttactattacaacatccctgcatctttttttaaatacttctaaaactagtacatcattgctaactacgaagttattactatgtttttcaacagataatctcgaatgattgtgtgcctcatctgatgtataagcatggtcgccttgatgttttaaacatacaaccaggtcgtcctacgaatcttaattgtccataccggatttctaaaagaagtggagacatgacaatcaaagaatggaaaaaatctatgaacagtcgtaaggagcttcttgcaagcaaaaggaggcgaagcgcaagaattggagacatgatgatctccattctacataatggagagtcagggtctatgttattttatgctattttaccttaagggtgtttaggtcctacctaatactgatgatcatgtgctaagaacaattatgtagggttgggttctatgactatgaggatgatgatcgtatgacttgttattaataacgagtagaagttgtatgatgatgcatgattagtaggacttgttattatatatgatgatgtatgatgcgagcatgcatgagttattatatatcagcgggtgaaatgaacatagcagtataagagagcacacttctctctattagctagctaataacatcctaaaattaacccccaaaacccctaaactagccactttttttaaaaaaaaaagaaaaacctcagctgctgacatgtggaagccttttggtcccggttcatgtcaccaaccgggaccaaaggcccccttgcctaggctgctcgcagtggccacgtggaggcccatctgtcccggttcgtgttagaaccgggactaaagggtgaaggcattagtaacgaccctttagtcccggttcaagaaccaggactaaaggcccttatgaaccgggacaaatgcccccttttctactagtgtatgctcCTCCAATCACCGTCTTGATCATCTCCACTCCATCTTCAACACTTCCTCAATCTTGGCTTTTCTGCAAAATTGCCTGTGAGACTAGGATGTTGCACAACCTGAATATCATTGCAGAAGGATCATTTGGGAACTTCCTATGAAAGCAAACATCATTCCTCATTTTCCAAATAGTCCACCGAATTGCAGCCCCTCCACTTAGCACCGGATTGTGTTGGTCCCTAGAGAAGGAGTTTAACAAAGAtccaaagaaatcataaaccccctCAGAAGGTCTGACGAGGCCAAGAGCACATATCACCACTTGCCAAACTAGTTTTGCTAAAGACCACTTGAACAACCAATGATCAACTGTTTCATTCCCACAAAAGTGACATTGTAGGTTCCCGGTCCATCCTCTCTTGGCTAGGTTATCTTTTGTGAGAATACTGTTTTTTAGCATCAGCCAGATGAACATTTTTATCTTGAGTGCAATCTTGATCTTCCAGAGAATTTTATGTGGGAAAACCACGACAGCTCTAAAGTGTAGATATAGTCCTTTGACAGAAAAGGTTCTCAAAATATTCCATTTAACCCTATCAGAATCATCCTTGAATTGAAATGCATCAACCACCACCTTCAACTCCTTTAACTAAGAAGCAGTTTCACCCCAAAAACTTCTTCTTAATCTCAAAAttccaaacccctcctctctaactTTAATGACAGTAATAAGTTAGAACATAGAGTCTTGGGAATCTGGTAGCTAAGGAAGCATCATTCAGCCACTTGTCTTCCTAAAAGAGAGTTTTTCCCCATTATTAGTGATTCTTGTGGATAATTTATGGAATGTATTGTTAACCCCCATAAGATTTTCACAAAAATGAGAACAACCAGGCCCAGCAACTACTTGTGCTAGGACCTGCATTCCTAGATACTTCTTTTGAACAACTCTTGCCAAGTCCCTTCAGTGTCCTCCAGCTTCCACAACCATTTATAGAGCAGACTAATATTCATGGCTTTGATATCTAAACTTTCCAGCCCACCACAGTCTTCAGGCAGACACATAGTTTGCCAATTGACCAAATGGTATTTCTTCTtgtcctctgatacgtctccaacgtatctataatttttgattgttccatgctattatattacctatttgggatgtttatgggctttactttacacttttatatcatttttgggactaacctactaaccggaggcccagcccgtataatcgaagaaaaggaatatcaaacggagtccaaacggaatgaaaccttcgggagcgtgatttttggaacgaatgtgatatagaggacttggagtccaagtcaagaagctcccgaggcggccacgagggtggagggcccccctgtctcgtgggcccctcaggcacccaccgacgtacttcttcctcctatatatacccatataccccgaaaccatcaggggagccaccgaagaaatatttccgccactgtaaccttctgtatccgtgagatcccttcTTGGAGCTGTCGCTGGCGTtctccggagggggaatccaccatggagggcttctacatcaacaccatagcccttccgatgagttgtgagtagtttaccacaaaccttcgggaccatagttattagctagatgacttcttctctctttttggatctcaataccatgttctccccctctcttgtggagatctatttgatgtaactctttttgcagtctgTTTGTCGAggtgcgatgaattgtgggtttatgatcaagtttatctatgagaaatatttgaatctcctctgaattcttttatgtatgattgagttatctttgcaagtctcttcgaattatcggtttggtttggcctactaaattgatctttcttgccatgggagaagtgcttagctttggcttcaatcttgcggtgtccttttcgagtgacagtaggggcaactgtcgtggaattatcacgtcagatatcctagtgtgaggacttagtcgtggagccatcgtgactaggttagcttagaggggttaaaccggacaaaggacacagggagtttatattggtttggccccttgcggtgaaggtaaaagcctacgatccagttgtggtggaattgatggggtctcaataaccagggagcaaatccgctttgcctagttctcgagttgttgtttcttgtccctgaaccgccgccgagtcatccctttatatacataggttgacgcccggcggtttatagaatcccgaggccggctcatacatgtgtccTGCTCGGTTTCTTCCTTTTCCTATCTTGCAATACAAGTTACATGTCTCATGGCGGTTTacatctatgggccctaatccgcccttgggctctgggcctttaagtctctgtagtaaagcaccatactccttgtcttcatgggcttctatatgGATGATTCTTTGTGaggataacccggcccctcctggacggTTTATAATCAGTAGTTATATGCCCAACAACTGGGGAAGGACCCAATGCTTTCATCGGATTCTCttgcaaattcctcaatatcgcTGGAAAAGTCGCAGCAGGTCGCAAGAAGTATTAAGCGCACGTCCAAACTCGATGAGATAATCGCTTGTCAATTGTGCATAGACTCGATAAACCGTCGGCAGAAACTTGTAAGACAACTGTATTAAGGATCTGGAGATCAACCATTTACAAACCAAATGAAGAAGCGCAAGACTATACATTGCTTTATTTGATCCACGTCTACTACCTAATCGCTATCTCTCATGGAATTTTTGTCGTTATCggcttcatcgtcggaggagcagaGCGTCAGGCACATACTGTCGTTGAAGATCACTGAAAATCTGGCTCCATGTGCATCAAGCTTGAGCCTGAACTTCAGGAAGTACCCTGGTGCAAGCCCATGTTCGACGACGAAAGCATTCCAACCATGCGTAAGCCACAGATTACCTTCGCCATCAAGCAAGAGTGCAACCAGCCA encodes:
- the LOC119349904 gene encoding DIMBOA UDP-glucosyltransferase BX8-like codes for the protein MAGDGRRVVVFPFPFHGHATPLLRLASVLHTRGFAVTIFHTELRAPDPAEYPADYRFVPLRVDVPPELMASEDIAGMVTAMSEYSEAPFKERLTAALAEEGAGVRCVIADVAWYKALSVSSALGVPAMGVMTASAANYRVYMAYPMLIEKGYLPVQEARREDLVQELPPYRVKDLLRLEASSLQGFADLLRNTIEAPRQSAGLIFNTLRAIEADDLDTIRQEESLPVFALAPLHXXXXXXXXXXPHEFVELAWGLAASKRPFLWVVRPTLIRGYESGQLPDGLDEQIRDHGRLVSWAPQVEVLAHPAVGAFITHSGWNSTVEAVSEGVPMICLPLHGDQFSNARYVCDVWKVGVEIEASSAAGQNLERGKIKAAIDKIVHDKGIRERMDAFKLAADEAVNSQTEVKALVDLINSF